The window GCGCGTATGTCAGGCCGGGGTGGTAGCCAGTTCCTAAGACATTCTAAGCGCCTGTACAAAGAGCCATGACTGTGAAAGGAAAGGCGACGCCGATAAGTTGTCTATCTGGAATCTTGTTAGTGGTATCAATTAGTACTACGTTGAGTGACGGATCAGACTTGATTTCTACCCCGTTTTGCAGATAATACGCAGTTCGACCTTGTCGATCATGTGGCGTAACGGCAAGGACCATAATGTGCGTAAGGAGCGTTTTGTGACCAAGGGTAATGCTATATCGGATCGCTATAAGCGTGAATTTGTAGAGGTCATGTGCCCCAAGTGCAGGCGGACCCAGATTATTGCTGTTCCTGAAGAGTCCATGCCGCGATGCGAGGATTGCAAAAGGGAAATGATCATCAAGGAAGTCCTCACTGAAGGGAAGTACTAGGGAGTTGGATGCTTCGGCATCCGTGACAATCAACGGGATTTGGAGGAAACGAATGAAATTTCTTAAGGCTCTGTTTCTGGCCCTGCTCATAGCCATGATCGCACTGCCTGCAGCCGCTGCAGACATCGAACTGGCCAAGAAGTCCACCATCAGCGAAATCCTGAAGCGCGGTGAACTGCGTGTAGGTTTCGACGCTGGCTATCCGCCCTTTGAAATGACCGACAAGAACGGCAAGTACATCGGTTTTGACGTTGACCTCGGCAAGGAACTTGCCAAGGCCATGGGCGTGAAGTTCGTTCCCGTGAACACCGATTTCGACGGCATGATTCCTTCCCTGCTCGCCGACAAGTTCGACGTGATCATCTCCGGTATGACCCTGAGCCAGGAACGCAACCTGAAGATCGGCTTCACCGATCCCTACATCATCATGGGGCAGACCGTGCTGGTGAACGCCAAGCACAAGGGCAAGATCACCTCTTACAAGCAGCTGAACGACCCCAATTTCATCGTTATTTCCCGTATGGGCACCACCGGTGAAGAAGCCACCAAGCGCTTCCTTCCCAAGGCGACCTACAAGTCTTTCGAAAAGGAAGTTGACTGCGCCATTGAAGTTATCAACGGTCGCGCAGACGCTTTCGTATACGATCTGCCCGTGAACGAAGTGTTCCAGAAGCAGCAGGGCAAGGACAAGACCTTCCTGCTCAACGAGCCCTTCACCTTTGAGCCCATGGCCATCGGCATCAAGCAGGGCGATCCTGATTTCATGAATTTCCTGAACAACTTCCTCCGTCAGCTCAAGAACGACGGCCGCTACGAGCGTATGTACGACAAGTGGCTGCGTTCCGACGAATGGCAGTCTCAGGTTAAGTAAAGGTATTCCAGCGCATTGGGGGCCGGATGGAACGCCATCCGGCCCTATGCGCGTTTTTGTAATCCTGTTTTCGGCTCGGGCCGCGTTGCGGGTCAGTGTGGACGCGGTCCGGGCCGAAGCCGGGAATGGCCCAGTGCGAGGGGCCATAACCAGTTTTAGATAGCGTAAGTAGGGGACCATTACATGAGTCGATACGTTGGATTGGACCGCCCCAAGGGACCGGGCTACTATCTCTTCTGGAAGTCCGCGTTTCTGGTTTTGCTGCTTGGTTTCATGTACTTTGTGTACATGGCATCCAGCGCGGTGGAATATGTCTGGCGCTGGGAGCGCGTGCCGCAGTATTTCTGGCTCAAGGAGGACGTGGACGTCCGGGCCGAATCGCAGGGAGAGCTTCTCTCCATTGTGCGTGATGCGAGCGCTGTTACCCTGACCATAAAGACGGATAGCGGCGAGGTGCTTCGCAAGCTGCCCGCCATAGCTGAAATGCATCTTAGCGAGGGTGATTACGTGTACATGGGCGATTCCATCGCCTCGTACCATCAGTCAAAGCCCGGCGTGCTGCTTGAAGGCCTGTGGATTACCCTCAAGGTCAGTTTCATTGCCATCATTTTTGGTATCGTCCTCGGCGTGATGACGGGCCTGTGCCGTATTTCGAACAATCCGGCGCTACGATGGTCTGCCATTGCCTACATTGAGCTTATCCGCGGTTCCCCTCTGCTTGTGCAGATTTTTCTGTGGTACTTCGTGGCAGGAACGCTCATCAACGGCATGCTGCAGAGCATCGGTCTCGGCGCCATGCCGCCCTTGTGGTACGGCGTGCTGGCCCTGGCCATCTTTACCGGTGCATATGTGGCAGAAATCGTGCGTGCGGGGATCCAGTCCGTGCATCGCGGCCAGATGGAAGCCGCCCGTTCGCTCGGCCTCAACTACAATCAGGCCATGCGCAGGATCATTCTGCCGCAGGCCTTCCGCCGTATCCTGCCGCCTCTTGCCGGTCAGTTCATCAGCCTTGTGAAGGACTCTTCGCTGCTCGGTGTTATTGCCGTGCGCGAACTTACCAAGGCTACGCGCGAGGTGGTCAGCTCTTCCCTGCAGCCTTTCGAACTCTGGATTCTCTGTGCCGTGCTGTATCTGGTGCTGACTTTTGCCCTCTCGCTTCTGATTCAGCAGCTTGAAAGGAGAGCCCTGCGATGATCAATGCCGTTAATGTAAACAAATACTTCTACACTCCCGACAAGCTGCATGCCCTGCGCGATGTTTCGCTGCAGATTGCTCCCGGTGAGGTGGTGGTTGTGATCGGACCTTCCGGTTCCGGCAAGTCCACCTTCCTGCGGTGTCTGAACAGGCTGGAATTCGCCGATGCCGGCGAGATATATGTGGATGGCGAGAACATTCTTGATCCCAAGTGCGATATCAACAAGATTCGTGCGGAAGTGGGCATGGTGTTCCAGTCCTTCAACCTGTTCCCTCATATGACCGTGCTTGAGAACGTTGTGATGGCGCAGATGACTGTGCGCAAGCGTTCGCGCAAGGAAGCGGAAGCCAAGGGGATGGAGTTGCTCGGCAAGGTCGGTATCGCTGAGAAGCATAGCGTGTATCCGGATCAGCTTTCCGGTGGGCAGCAGCAGCGCGTGGCCATTGCGCGTTCTCTTGCCATGAATCCCAAGGTAATGTTGTTTGACGAACCTACCTCTGCACTTGATCCTGAAATGGTCGGCGAAGTGCTTGACGTTATGCAGAACCTTGCCCGTGAAGGCATGACCATGGCCGTGGTTACCCACGAAATGGGCTTTGCCCGTGAAGTGGCGGACCGGGTTGTTTTCATGGATGCAGGGCAGGTGCTCGAAGTGGGCACGCCTGAGCATTTCTTCACCAACCCTCAGCATGAACGTACCAAGCTTTTCCTGAGCCAGATTCTCTGATCGGGGAGCGTTTGCGTGTTATATTGCCCCCTTGCAGCGTTCGCTGCGAGGGGGCTTTTTTGTTGTGCCGGTGCAACGCCTCCATGCACTGTGAGGACCTATTATTTTGTAACAATATACTTGGGAATTTTCTTGCCTGTGCTTATACATAGAGTAGGGAAGGTTGCATGGGAGCAGCCTTTGCGTATCTGTTTCAGGATCAAGGAGGTATGCCATGTTACCGACTGTAAAGAAGGTGTTGTACGCAACTGACCTGTCTCCTGCCGCCACGCATGCTCTTGGGTTTGCTTTGAGCGTTGCGCAAAAGTATGGCGCAGAGCTTACCGTGCTGCATGTCATTCCTGAATTGCCTCAGGAATACGGACTTGCATCCGGTTTTGACTTCACCCCCGATTTCGATAAGGAAATGTGGGAATCTTTCAAGAAGGGTAGAGAGACTGGCGCACGAACAGAACTGGAAAAGGTGGTTCGCGAAGCATGTGTGAAGTTCGGTGCAACTCCTGTCGGGCCCGAGCATCTTGTTGTCCGTCATGGTAGAGCTGTCGAGGTGATTGTAGACGAAGCGCGACGTGCTGATCTGGTAGTGATGGGTACTCAGGGTCATGGACGCATCGGCGGTCTGCTTATGGGTAGTGTAGCGCAGGGTGTTCTTGCCAAGTGTGAAACTCCTGTTATGGTGGTACGCGTCGGTTCATAGCTTTTGATTCGCCTGTTCCGTAGAGAGTGCCATTCGCAGCGTAGCTGCATCATGCGCACGCGGAAATGAGAATCATGTGTGCAATCGAATGACGCAGATATCGGAAGTGGAATGTGAAAAGCGGCTGTCGTCGGTAAGACGGCAGCCGCTTCTGTGTGCGTCGGGGCGGCTGTAATCAGCCGATAAGAGCAGCCACTGCCGTGGCCACACGTTCGCCGTCCATGGCGGCGGAGATGATGCCTCCGGCGTACCCTGCGCCTTCGCCACAGGGGAAGAGACGTCCGGCCGTTGGATGCTCCAGCGTGTCCTTGTCGCGCGGGATGCGCACTGGTGAACTGGTACGGGATTCCACGGCAAGCACCTTGGCTTCGTTTGAATCGTATCCTTTGTACTTCTTGCCGAAGAGAGGCAGGGATGTGCGTAGACGGCGGGCCACCCCTGCAGGCAGCAGTTCATGCAGCGGGGCGGCATAGATGCCGGGAATATAGGACGACTTGGGCAGGCTTGCGGAAACGCGGCCCATGATGAAGTCGCCCACCATCTGTGCCGGTGCCTTCTGCGAGACGCCGTCACCGGCAGCAAACATGGCCTTTTCCACGGAGGCCTGAAATTCCAGAGCGGCAAGCGGGTTCTCCGTAGCGCCGATGTCTTCCAGCCTGATTTCCACCACCAGACCCGCATTGGCAAAGGGGGCGTTGCGGGCGGCCAGGCTCATGCCGTTCAGCACCAGTTCGCCGGGAGCAGTGGAGGCGGGTACAACGAATCCACCCGGACACATGCAGAAGGAGAACACGCCGCGTTCGTCAACCTGCTGGGTGATGCGGTAGCTGGCAGCGGGCAGATTGGGGTGGCGTGGCGACTGGTGATAGAAGATGCCGTCTATCAGCTCCTGAGGGTGCTCAATGCGGACGCCCAGCGCAAACGGTTTGGCCTCTATGAGAATGTTACGTGCGTGGAGCATGTGGAACACGTCCCGCGCAGAATGGCCTGTGGCGAGAATCACGGCATCCGCTTCAACTGTGGAACCGTCTGCGAGAACGGCGCCGGTCACCTGACCGTCCTTCATGACAAGGTCGGCCACATGGGCGTTGAAATGGATTTCGCCGCCGGCACCCTCAATGGCTTCGCGGATACGTCGCACAATGCGCGGCAGCATGTTGGATCCCAGATGCGGGTGCGCATCGATACGGATGTCCGGCGTGGCCCCATGCTCAATGAGCAGATCCAGAATGCGCCCCACGTTGCCGCGCTTGGTGGCGCGGGTGTAGAGCTTGCCGTCGGAATAGGTGCCTGCGCCGCCCTCGCCGAAGCAGTAGTTCGAGTGGGGGTTGACCGTGCCATCCGTGTACAGCGGCTTGAGATCCTTGCGGCGGGCGTTTACGTCCTTGCCCCGTTCCAGAACAATGGGCTGTATGCCGTGTTCAAGCAGGGTCAGGGCGGCCACATAGCCTGCGGGACCTGCACCGGCAATGACGACCCTGCGTCCCTTGAGCGGAACAGGGCGGAAGAAGGGACCTTCCGTTGCGGGCTCGTCCTGCGGGGCAATGACCACCTGCAGCACGAACTGCGGGCGGCGGGAACGGGCGTCGATGGACCGGCGGGTGACGCGGGTATACAGATTCGGGTCGTCGTGCAGTCCCGCCTTGTTCAGGGCGGCTTTGCGGATGGCGTTGGGCTTGTGAATGCGGTCGGGATCTATTTTAATTTCCACGGTAACAGGCTTCATGGATATCTCTCTGTAAATGCTGTTCTGGCAGGAGCGGGCATTACGGTCTGCCCGTGCGCGGCCTACTATACTCCCTGCCTGTGTGTCACGTCAAAATAAAGCCCTGCAAGGCAAAGGGATACGGGCATGCGTAGTTACCCGCCCTGTTGCCGGTGTGTGCTGCAGTAAAGTGTGTGAACAGTCACGCTAATGTGCGCGTATTGTGACAGAGCAGGGTGGGCGGGCATGTATCTTCCCTTCATGTTTCATGATCTCATGAATGATAACAACAGGAAAGGTAAGGTACATGATCAATCTTGAACGTAGAGAATTGTTGAAGTTGGGCGCGGTTGCGGGGGCACTCGCCCTTGTCGGAACCAAACCGCTTGCTGCAGGTGCTGCATCGTCGAGAATAACCCTTGAAGCACTGCGGGAAATGAGCCCTGTGCAGATGGCAGAGGCTTCCGGCCCTGCCATGGCCTCATGGGAAAGCGTGCGCAGTCAGGCTGCGGAAATCCGTAACCCTGCACTTCGTCGTCAGGTGGCTGCAATTCTTGAGAATCCTTCGCCCACCCTCATGAAGCACATCGGCGCTCCGGAAAAGAAGGCCATTCACAAGGAACTGGTTGCCGAGAAACTCATCGAGGGCGTGAGCGAGCAGGTCTTTCTGCCGCCGGTCAAGGATGCCTCCAAGGCCAGCCAGCCGTTTTACGCGGCTCCCGGAAGCGGTTACCAGAGCCATCATGCCTACCCCGGAGGACTGGCCACGCATACGGACCTGAACGTCCGCGTTTCCAAGGCGCTGGCCGACGGTTACCTTGATGTTTACGGTTACGGATTGGATCGTGACGTGGTCATTGCATCCCAGTTGCTGCATGACCTGCACAAACCGTGGGTCTTTCAGTGGCAGGTTAACGGCGAATCGCGCTCGGAAATGAAGCTGGCCGGTACCGGCGAGCACCATCCTCTCGGTGTTGCCGAGTCCATTGCCAGAGGGCTTCCTGCTGATGTCATTGTTGCGCAGGCCTGTGCGCATAACCATCCCCGCACGCCGGAAGATGAGGCGCAGGTGGTGGGTTGGCTGAAGGCGGCCGCCATTCTCAACGGCATAGACCCCGTGCAGTACGGCCTGCTCGAAAAGGGCGGCAAGACTCTGCCTCTGCCCAGACGGCAGGAAGGGTTTGTCTGCCATCTCGGCGACCATGACTGGGTGCTTACCGTTCCGGCTGCACAGTGGATCATTCCTGTCGTACAGACCATTGCTCAGCGCGATTACGGCATCAAGGCTGATGATGCGGCCATGTTTAACAGGTTCCGCAACTATGTGTTCTCTCAGATTTCGATCATGTCTCTTTACGAGACCTACGCTGCCAAGGGAGAAGCAGAGCTGACCCGCGTGGTGCACAGCTTGGTGCAGCGGGCTTAGACAGTCCCGGCATGTAAAAAAGAAGGCCCGCTTGCTGTAGCGGGCCTTTTGGCGTGGTGCGGGTGGAGTATCGGATAATAGCCGCAACTGGATGCAGTGTGCGCATGGAGCGGGTTCCCCAGCCCGTCATGCAAAGCCGTGGCGTCGAACCACCATTGCGATGGGCGGCTGGGCAGCCGGGTAGGTCATTGTGCTCAGCGAATGGTTGCCAGAATGGCCATGGCGTCTTGAGGCAGCGGGATGATGCCGCGCGGGAAGTGCTCGATCTGGTCTCCGGCCATGACGTGGGCGGCCCATTTGCGAACGGAGACGTGAAACAGCCCCGGGTTGTTCTGCACGATGAACGCCTTGGCCGCTGCATCGTCCGCCACGGCCTGACCGGTGAAGCTGCCCCCGTGTTTGCAGTAGGTGAACAGGGGCTGTTCCACACGCTCGAAGCGGAAGTTCTTTACAGCCGCCTGTGCCCAGAAGTCCCAGTCTTCGTATTTGGTATTGCTGCGGAATCCCTGGCTCTGTTCCCACACCCTGCGGCGGAAGACCGCCGGAGATGTGACCACGTTCTGCCACGACAGCAACAGCGGGGTAGCGCAGGGGAGGAGGATTGTCTGCGGCTGCGCGCCTTCCTCGCTTTCGAAGACTACCTGCTGGGCCGTGTAGACCAGATCGATTTCCGGCCTGCTGAGCAGTACGGAGCAGCAGGCCTGCAGGAATTCTGGGGCTATGAGGTCGTCTGCATCAATCGTGAACAGGAGTGCGCCCTTTGCTCTTGCAAGCCCCTTGTTGCGCACAGGGGCGGGGTGTCCCTTGCCTCCGGCCTGCAGCAGGACGAATCGGCCGCAATCCAGATCCTTGCCCAGTTCCTCCGCAATGGTCATCGAATCATCCGAACTGCCGTCGTCCACCAGAATGATCTCCGTATTGCCCAGAGGACGGCTCTGGTGCCGCAACGCGTCAAACAGGCGGGGCAGATAGGCCCCGTAGTTATGATTGGTTATGACGATACTGAGTTCCGGTGACAGGTTGTTCATGTCGGATGATCTTGCCTTGGATTGTTACTGGAAAAGCCGGATGGCCCTCAAAGCAGTATCCCATATCCCCACACGACTGCAAAGTGCTTTCGGAACGTTGTGAAGGTGCGGGTAGTTGATGCGACAGTAAAGCGGGGATTACCGGTTATTAATTCTGTGCAGACGTGATATGGTTACCGGTATGGATGTATACATTTTTGCTGGTTGCGATTACCCTGTATTTCGTGAGTTAAGCCAATGTCCCTGAACTTTCGCAAGGAGCCTGCCTGATGCCCTATTTTCTTTCTCCTTGGCTTCTCTGGTTTCTGGCCGGTGTTGTCATCATGCTGGCGGAACTGGCTGTGCCGGGATTCGTCATCATCTTTTTCGGTGTCGGCTGCTGGGCAGCCGCCCTTGCAGCGATGTTGTTTCCTGATGCTTTCACGGCCCAGATTGCCGTGTTTATGGTGGTATCGCTGGTGTCGCTTTTGTGTCTTCGTAAAGCGGCTGTACGGATTTTTGTGGGGCGCAGTGAAGATGCCCCGGAAGAGGATACCGGCAATGTACCGTTAGGCGCACGCGTCATGGTGGAGCAGGACATTCTTCCCGGCAGGGAAGGGCGAGTGCGTTTTCGCGGTACGCTCTGGTCGGCCATTGCGGAGGAGCCCATTGTTGCCGGAACCGAAGCGGAGATCGTGGGGGTGGATAAGGCCAACCGTTCCTGCCTGCGGCTCAAATCTGTTTCTTCCAATTAACCCCGGCCTGCCGGGAAGATTGAATGTGTTTCTTCCCGCAGGTTGCATGTGCTCCGAGGTTTCTGTCCATAATGAACAGAAGGGGCGGTGTGTCCCGGTTCAATAATAACTACTGGAGAGTACTCATATGCTGACTCCTGCAACAGTTGCCCTTATTGCCCTTGCTGTGCTGCTTATCGTCGTTCTCATCAAGGGAGCGGTGATTGTACCGCAGAAAACAGCGGCCATTGTGGAACGTCTGGGCAAGTACAGTCGTACCCTGGAGGCCGGCTTTCACGTACTTATCCCGTTTGTTGACCGCACTTCCTATACCTTCAGCCTGAAGGAAAAGGTGGTGGATGTGCCCGCGCAGATCTGTATCACCAAGGATAACGTGAGCGTAGAGGTGGACGGCATCATCTATCTGGAAGTGCAGGATGCCTTCAAGGCCGCCTACGGCATAGACAACTACCTGCGTGCCGCTTCGCAGCTGGCGCAGACCACGCTGCGTTCGGCCATAGGCAAGATCGATCTCGACAAGACGTTTGAGGAGCGCGAGAAGATCAACAATGAAGTCATTGACGCCATTGATCAGGCGGCCATGACGTGGGGCGTTAAGGTGCTGCGATACGAAATCAAGGACATCACGCCGCCCCTGTCCGTGAAGGAAGCCATGGAAGCGCAGATGACGGCGGAACGCCAGAAGCGCGCCAATATCGCCACCTCGGAAGGGGTGCGGCAGAGCATGATCAATCAGTCGGAAGGCGAAAAACAGAAGCAGATCAACGAGGCGGAAGGTAAGGCTGCACAGGTGACGCTGGTCGCCGAGGCCGATGCCAAGCGTATCGAGATGCTGGCGAGCGCCACGGCACAGGGTATTCGTCTGGTGGCAGAAGCCATCAAGGCCGATGGCGGACTTGAAGCTCTGAATATGCGGCTTGCCGAGCAGTACATCAAGGAGTTCGGCAACCTTGCCAAGCAGACCAACACCGTGCTCATGCCTGCCAACGTCTCGGATGTGGCAGGGGTCATTGCCACCGCCATGTCTACGGTGAAGGAAATGAAGGTCAAAGTGGAGTGAGGGAGTTTTCCCACATCCGGGCACCAGCTATAAAGGCCGGAAGCGATGTCGCTTCCGGCCTTTTTTTACTGGAAATCCGGGACAAGCCGCCTTTATTGCCATCTGCCGATCGAAGGGCAGGGGGCTGGACATCAGCGGGCTTGCGGCGTCAGGGATACAGCAGGCAATTGGGTGGTTGCCTCTTGTCCGGCGGAGTGATGCGTTTTGCTGTTCTTGATTGTTATCCCAATTCTCAGGCGTCCAGCACTTCGCGGACGATGCGCGAGAATTCGGCCAGTTCAAACGGTTTGAGCATGATCTTGCGTATGCCGTGCTGCCCTTCGCGTATGGAGCGCAGCGCTTCCGAGTAGCCGGTACAGAGAATGACGGGCAGGTCGGGGCGGATGGCATAGACCGACTCGGCGAGCTTGGAGCCGGTGAGTCCGGGCATGGTCTGGTCGGTGACGATCAGGTCGAAGGCATCGGGGGTCGCGGCCACCCGCTCCAGTGCGGCACGGCTGTCGGTAAGTCCCGTGACTTTGTAGCCGAGATCTTCCAGCAACTGGCTGTTGATGGCGACGAGATCCTCTTCGTCGTCCACAAGCAGGATGCGGCCCTGTCCGTGTACGGCAGCTTCCTCTTCTCCGGCCACTTCCGCGTCTGCCTTTCCGGCAAGGGGGAGCAGCAGGGTGAAGGCTGTGCCTTTTCCTTCCTTGCTGCGTGCGGTGATTTCGCCCCCCATGCTGCCGATGATGCCGTGCACCATGGCGAGGCCCATGCCGGTGCCTTCGCCTTGCGGCTTGGTGGTGAAGAATGGATCAAAGATGCGGTTCAGCAGGTCGGCGGGAATGCCGCTGCCGGAGTCCGAGACTTCAAGCTGGATGTATCTTCCCGGTACGAGTTGGCTGGTGGGCGTGATGTCACGTTCCGTCAGCGTACGCGGACGGGTGCTCACACG is drawn from Desulfovibrio mangrovi and contains these coding sequences:
- a CDS encoding transporter substrate-binding domain-containing protein, with the protein product MKFLKALFLALLIAMIALPAAAADIELAKKSTISEILKRGELRVGFDAGYPPFEMTDKNGKYIGFDVDLGKELAKAMGVKFVPVNTDFDGMIPSLLADKFDVIISGMTLSQERNLKIGFTDPYIIMGQTVLVNAKHKGKITSYKQLNDPNFIVISRMGTTGEEATKRFLPKATYKSFEKEVDCAIEVINGRADAFVYDLPVNEVFQKQQGKDKTFLLNEPFTFEPMAIGIKQGDPDFMNFLNNFLRQLKNDGRYERMYDKWLRSDEWQSQVK
- a CDS encoding amino acid ABC transporter permease, translating into MSRYVGLDRPKGPGYYLFWKSAFLVLLLGFMYFVYMASSAVEYVWRWERVPQYFWLKEDVDVRAESQGELLSIVRDASAVTLTIKTDSGEVLRKLPAIAEMHLSEGDYVYMGDSIASYHQSKPGVLLEGLWITLKVSFIAIIFGIVLGVMTGLCRISNNPALRWSAIAYIELIRGSPLLVQIFLWYFVAGTLINGMLQSIGLGAMPPLWYGVLALAIFTGAYVAEIVRAGIQSVHRGQMEAARSLGLNYNQAMRRIILPQAFRRILPPLAGQFISLVKDSSLLGVIAVRELTKATREVVSSSLQPFELWILCAVLYLVLTFALSLLIQQLERRALR
- a CDS encoding amino acid ABC transporter ATP-binding protein, with translation MINAVNVNKYFYTPDKLHALRDVSLQIAPGEVVVVIGPSGSGKSTFLRCLNRLEFADAGEIYVDGENILDPKCDINKIRAEVGMVFQSFNLFPHMTVLENVVMAQMTVRKRSRKEAEAKGMELLGKVGIAEKHSVYPDQLSGGQQQRVAIARSLAMNPKVMLFDEPTSALDPEMVGEVLDVMQNLAREGMTMAVVTHEMGFAREVADRVVFMDAGQVLEVGTPEHFFTNPQHERTKLFLSQIL
- a CDS encoding universal stress protein codes for the protein MLPTVKKVLYATDLSPAATHALGFALSVAQKYGAELTVLHVIPELPQEYGLASGFDFTPDFDKEMWESFKKGRETGARTELEKVVREACVKFGATPVGPEHLVVRHGRAVEVIVDEARRADLVVMGTQGHGRIGGLLMGSVAQGVLAKCETPVMVVRVGS
- a CDS encoding NAD(P)/FAD-dependent oxidoreductase encodes the protein MKPVTVEIKIDPDRIHKPNAIRKAALNKAGLHDDPNLYTRVTRRSIDARSRRPQFVLQVVIAPQDEPATEGPFFRPVPLKGRRVVIAGAGPAGYVAALTLLEHGIQPIVLERGKDVNARRKDLKPLYTDGTVNPHSNYCFGEGGAGTYSDGKLYTRATKRGNVGRILDLLIEHGATPDIRIDAHPHLGSNMLPRIVRRIREAIEGAGGEIHFNAHVADLVMKDGQVTGAVLADGSTVEADAVILATGHSARDVFHMLHARNILIEAKPFALGVRIEHPQELIDGIFYHQSPRHPNLPAASYRITQQVDERGVFSFCMCPGGFVVPASTAPGELVLNGMSLAARNAPFANAGLVVEIRLEDIGATENPLAALEFQASVEKAMFAAGDGVSQKAPAQMVGDFIMGRVSASLPKSSYIPGIYAAPLHELLPAGVARRLRTSLPLFGKKYKGYDSNEAKVLAVESRTSSPVRIPRDKDTLEHPTAGRLFPCGEGAGYAGGIISAAMDGERVATAVAALIG
- a CDS encoding metal-dependent phosphohydrolase, yielding MINLERRELLKLGAVAGALALVGTKPLAAGAASSRITLEALREMSPVQMAEASGPAMASWESVRSQAAEIRNPALRRQVAAILENPSPTLMKHIGAPEKKAIHKELVAEKLIEGVSEQVFLPPVKDASKASQPFYAAPGSGYQSHHAYPGGLATHTDLNVRVSKALADGYLDVYGYGLDRDVVIASQLLHDLHKPWVFQWQVNGESRSEMKLAGTGEHHPLGVAESIARGLPADVIVAQACAHNHPRTPEDEAQVVGWLKAAAILNGIDPVQYGLLEKGGKTLPLPRRQEGFVCHLGDHDWVLTVPAAQWIIPVVQTIAQRDYGIKADDAAMFNRFRNYVFSQISIMSLYETYAAKGEAELTRVVHSLVQRA
- a CDS encoding glycosyltransferase family 2 protein; translated protein: MNNLSPELSIVITNHNYGAYLPRLFDALRHQSRPLGNTEIILVDDGSSDDSMTIAEELGKDLDCGRFVLLQAGGKGHPAPVRNKGLARAKGALLFTIDADDLIAPEFLQACCSVLLSRPEIDLVYTAQQVVFESEEGAQPQTILLPCATPLLLSWQNVVTSPAVFRRRVWEQSQGFRSNTKYEDWDFWAQAAVKNFRFERVEQPLFTYCKHGGSFTGQAVADDAAAKAFIVQNNPGLFHVSVRKWAAHVMAGDQIEHFPRGIIPLPQDAMAILATIR
- a CDS encoding NfeD family protein, which translates into the protein MPYFLSPWLLWFLAGVVIMLAELAVPGFVIIFFGVGCWAAALAAMLFPDAFTAQIAVFMVVSLVSLLCLRKAAVRIFVGRSEDAPEEDTGNVPLGARVMVEQDILPGREGRVRFRGTLWSAIAEEPIVAGTEAEIVGVDKANRSCLRLKSVSSN
- a CDS encoding SPFH domain-containing protein, with the translated sequence MLTPATVALIALAVLLIVVLIKGAVIVPQKTAAIVERLGKYSRTLEAGFHVLIPFVDRTSYTFSLKEKVVDVPAQICITKDNVSVEVDGIIYLEVQDAFKAAYGIDNYLRAASQLAQTTLRSAIGKIDLDKTFEEREKINNEVIDAIDQAAMTWGVKVLRYEIKDITPPLSVKEAMEAQMTAERQKRANIATSEGVRQSMINQSEGEKQKQINEAEGKAAQVTLVAEADAKRIEMLASATAQGIRLVAEAIKADGGLEALNMRLAEQYIKEFGNLAKQTNTVLMPANVSDVAGVIATAMSTVKEMKVKVE